In Actinomycetota bacterium, one DNA window encodes the following:
- a CDS encoding FAD-binding oxidoreductase: MTLLDDLAGAVGPGRVLTGADGGAGPYAVDYTGRFGGEPAAVVLPGTVAEVAAVVDACRRHRTPLVPQGGNTGLVGGGVPTRGEVVVSLARLDTVADVDASAGQLTAGAGVTLAAVRRAAQAAGWAYGVDFASRDRATVGGMVATNAGGLHVVRHGDTRAQVVGVEAVMADGSVVSRLGGLTRDNAGFHLPSLLCGSEGTLGVITAARLRLVAEAPERAVALIGFPTTGAALEAASALRRLLPAVEAVELVLAAGLDLVCQTMALDRPLAADHAAYLVVEVAGSEGSGRALEDAAGRLSASTGAMALATGPGERRRLWAYREKHTEAVATLGVAHKLDVALPLGRLRQFVEEVPAVVAGIAPGARTWLWGHAGEGNVHVNLTGLAPDDERADDAVLRLVVGLGGSISAEHGIGTAKRRWLALTRSPAELTAYRAVKRALDPTGVLNPNALLPPD, translated from the coding sequence ATGACGCTGCTCGACGACCTGGCCGGGGCAGTCGGGCCGGGACGGGTCCTCACCGGCGCCGACGGCGGCGCCGGGCCCTACGCCGTCGACTACACGGGCCGGTTCGGGGGCGAGCCGGCGGCCGTGGTGCTGCCCGGGACGGTGGCCGAGGTAGCCGCGGTGGTCGACGCCTGCCGCCGCCACCGCACCCCGCTCGTGCCCCAGGGGGGCAACACCGGGCTGGTGGGGGGCGGTGTCCCCACCCGGGGCGAGGTGGTGGTCAGCCTGGCCCGGCTCGACACCGTCGCCGATGTCGACGCGTCGGCCGGCCAGCTCACGGCCGGGGCGGGGGTCACCCTGGCGGCCGTTCGTCGGGCCGCGCAGGCCGCCGGCTGGGCCTACGGGGTCGACTTCGCCAGCCGAGACCGGGCCACGGTCGGGGGCATGGTGGCCACCAACGCGGGCGGGCTCCACGTCGTGCGCCACGGCGACACACGCGCCCAGGTGGTGGGCGTCGAGGCGGTGATGGCCGACGGCTCGGTCGTCTCTCGCCTCGGCGGCCTCACCCGGGACAACGCCGGCTTCCACCTGCCGTCGCTGCTGTGCGGCAGCGAGGGCACCCTCGGGGTCATCACCGCCGCCCGGCTGCGTCTCGTCGCCGAGGCCCCCGAGCGGGCCGTGGCCCTGATCGGGTTCCCGACCACGGGGGCGGCCCTGGAGGCCGCGTCCGCCCTGCGCCGGCTACTGCCCGCGGTGGAAGCCGTCGAACTGGTCCTGGCCGCCGGCCTCGACCTCGTGTGCCAGACGATGGCACTCGACCGCCCCCTGGCCGCCGACCACGCCGCCTACCTGGTGGTCGAGGTGGCCGGGTCCGAGGGCAGCGGCCGGGCCCTGGAAGATGCCGCCGGGCGGCTGAGCGCCAGCACCGGCGCGATGGCCCTGGCCACCGGTCCCGGCGAGCGCCGCCGGCTGTGGGCCTACCGGGAGAAGCACACCGAGGCCGTGGCCACCCTGGGCGTCGCCCACAAGCTCGACGTGGCCCTGCCCTTGGGCCGCCTCCGGCAGTTCGTAGAGGAGGTCCCGGCCGTGGTGGCGGGTATCGCCCCCGGCGCCCGCACCTGGCTGTGGGGCCACGCCGGGGAGGGCAACGTCCACGTCAACCTCACCGGGTTGGCCCCCGACGACGAACGGGCCGACGACGCCGTGCTGCGCCTGGTCGTGGGGCTGGGCGGCAGCATCAGCGCCGAGCACGGCATCGGGACGGCCAAGCGCCGCTGGCTGGCCCTCACCCGCAGCCCGGCCGAGCTGACCGCCTACCGGGCTGTCAAGCGGGCCCTCGACCCCACCGGAGTTCTCAACCCCAACGCCTTGCTGCCCCCCGATTGA
- a CDS encoding ATP-dependent DNA helicase UvrD2 — translation MSAPGPAALGRGVIVTAGTPPPAPWAEAPVVTVDAAAVDDPALTVAELHRAWARRQPVVVVLAVDPACFRSPQSWAAEPWTLGPRFEPWLDRLHFLVWANNYDARDGDLIWWWARKAARLGAVPTPPGPADVALPDGTPAWVDGGPRGPFDPAEVGAAVVHAESVELDRLTLVPPPSAPAAELAPDQLAAVAHGAGPARVIAPAGSGKTRVLTERLRHLAVDRGYERETTIAVAYNKKAQLELEERCAAFRPRARTLNALGLALLTEAHGRRPRVLEEREVRQMVEKLVPRQQRRVNTDPIGPYIEALSLARLGLRGPAVVEDERDDVPGLAAAFGPYRQWLSELGAVDFDDQVYGAVEMLLADGQFRRRAQGGFRHLLVDEFQDLTPAHVLMLRLLSAPALDVFGVGDDDQVIYGHAGADPAFLVGFADLFPAAADHPLEVNYRCPVAVVDAARHLLSYNDLRVPKTIRPGPAAAPGDTLAVELHRPEEGATSLARLVTGWLDEPAVGPGQLAVLTRVNSLLLAPHVALVEAGVPVDSVLRPDVLERTGVRAALAYLRIGADPDHIDGADVVEVYRRPSRGFPQWFPKWLRGRQSLDSLMAVSRKIDDPKVSLKVVDLVEDLRVVADAVRTGTTRTALAVVKDRIGLGSAMGLLDSAQSAGGSSHLDDLEALEQVAALHPEAASFEPWLRSVFHREADPGGVTLSTVHRVKGREWDRVAVFGVSAGIVPHRLAEDIEEERRVLHVAITRGRHRVTLLGDGTRPSPFLEELDGSAPRRRRLDLGPATAASAGRTTGLAGRASRSGPVPYQGPEDPEATEALRQWRLERAKRDGVPAYVVLPDRYLKGIAAARPRTLTELRALPGIGPTKLDLYGDDILALMERLAEDDRRIVT, via the coding sequence GGCCGCCGAGCCCTGGACGCTGGGCCCTCGTTTCGAGCCATGGCTGGACCGGCTGCACTTCTTGGTGTGGGCCAACAACTACGACGCCCGCGACGGCGACCTCATTTGGTGGTGGGCCCGCAAGGCGGCCCGCCTGGGGGCGGTCCCCACGCCTCCCGGCCCGGCCGACGTGGCCCTGCCCGACGGCACGCCCGCCTGGGTCGACGGCGGGCCCCGGGGCCCGTTCGACCCTGCCGAGGTGGGCGCGGCCGTCGTCCACGCCGAGTCGGTCGAGCTCGACCGCCTGACCCTGGTACCGCCGCCGTCGGCCCCGGCCGCCGAGCTCGCCCCCGACCAGTTGGCGGCCGTGGCCCACGGGGCAGGGCCGGCCCGGGTCATCGCCCCCGCGGGGTCGGGAAAGACCAGGGTGCTGACCGAGCGGCTCCGCCATCTGGCCGTCGACCGGGGCTACGAGCGGGAGACGACCATCGCCGTCGCCTACAACAAGAAGGCCCAGCTGGAACTGGAGGAGCGCTGCGCCGCCTTCCGGCCCCGGGCGCGCACCCTCAACGCCCTCGGGTTGGCCTTGCTCACCGAGGCCCACGGCCGGCGACCGCGGGTCCTCGAAGAGCGCGAGGTCCGCCAGATGGTGGAGAAGCTGGTCCCCCGCCAGCAGCGCCGGGTGAACACCGATCCCATCGGGCCCTACATCGAGGCCCTGTCGCTGGCCCGGCTCGGCCTGCGGGGGCCCGCGGTGGTGGAGGACGAGCGCGACGACGTGCCCGGCCTGGCCGCCGCTTTCGGGCCCTACCGCCAGTGGCTGTCCGAGTTGGGGGCCGTCGACTTCGACGACCAGGTGTACGGGGCCGTCGAGATGCTGCTGGCCGACGGCCAGTTCCGCCGGCGGGCCCAGGGGGGGTTCCGGCACCTGCTCGTCGACGAGTTCCAGGACCTCACCCCGGCCCACGTGCTGATGCTGCGCCTGCTGAGCGCCCCCGCCCTCGACGTGTTCGGCGTGGGCGACGACGACCAGGTCATCTACGGGCACGCGGGGGCCGACCCCGCCTTCCTGGTGGGGTTCGCCGACCTGTTCCCGGCGGCCGCCGACCACCCCTTGGAGGTCAACTACCGCTGCCCGGTGGCGGTGGTCGACGCCGCCCGCCACTTGCTGTCCTACAACGACCTGCGGGTGCCCAAGACGATCCGGCCGGGCCCGGCGGCCGCCCCCGGTGACACCTTGGCCGTCGAGCTGCACCGGCCCGAAGAAGGCGCCACCTCCCTGGCCCGCCTGGTCACCGGCTGGCTGGACGAGCCGGCCGTGGGCCCCGGCCAGCTGGCCGTCCTGACGAGGGTCAACTCTCTGCTGCTCGCCCCCCACGTGGCCCTGGTCGAGGCCGGGGTGCCGGTCGACTCCGTCCTGCGCCCCGACGTCCTCGAACGCACCGGGGTGCGGGCCGCCCTCGCTTACCTACGCATCGGCGCCGACCCCGATCACATCGACGGGGCCGACGTGGTCGAGGTGTACCGCCGGCCCTCGCGGGGGTTCCCGCAGTGGTTCCCGAAGTGGCTCCGGGGCCGCCAGTCCCTCGACAGCCTCATGGCCGTGTCCCGCAAGATCGACGACCCCAAGGTCTCGCTCAAGGTCGTCGACCTAGTGGAGGACCTGCGGGTCGTGGCCGACGCCGTGAGGACGGGCACGACCCGCACGGCCCTGGCCGTGGTCAAGGACCGGATCGGGCTGGGCAGCGCCATGGGACTGCTCGACTCGGCCCAGTCGGCGGGCGGCTCCAGCCACCTCGACGACCTCGAGGCCCTTGAACAGGTGGCCGCCCTCCATCCCGAGGCGGCGTCCTTCGAGCCGTGGCTGCGGTCGGTGTTCCACCGCGAGGCCGACCCCGGGGGGGTGACCCTGTCCACCGTCCACCGGGTCAAAGGCCGGGAGTGGGACCGGGTGGCGGTGTTCGGCGTGTCGGCCGGGATCGTTCCCCACCGCCTGGCCGAGGACATCGAAGAGGAACGGCGGGTGCTGCACGTGGCCATCACCCGCGGCCGCCACCGGGTGACCCTGCTGGGAGATGGGACCCGCCCTTCCCCTTTTCTCGAGGAACTGGACGGGAGTGCCCCCCGCCGGCGCCGGCTCGACCTGGGCCCGGCCACGGCCGCGTCCGCGGGCCGGACGACTGGCCTGGCCGGGCGGGCGAGCCGGTCCGGTCCGGTCCCCTACCAGGGGCCCGAGGACCCCGAGGCCACCGAGGCCCTGCGCCAGTGGCGGCTAGAACGGGCCAAGCGCGACGGCGTGCCCGCCTACGTCGTGCTGCCCGACCGCTACCTCAAGGGCATCGCCGCCGCCCGGCCCCGCACGCTGACCGAGCTGCGCGCCCTGCCTGGCATCGGGCCCACCAAGCTGGACCTCTACGGCGACGACATCCTCGCCCTCATGGAACGGCTGGCCGAGGACGACCGGCGCATCGTGACATGA